The nucleotide window agcacactaagattccaatcgtcaggcatgctttcttccgaccatattctacaaagaagctgatgcatgcaccttatcagttcttcgccgccgtatttgaatagctcggccggtaatccatcggcccccgccgctttgttgttcttcaagcgggtaattgctattcgaatttcttcatggtcgggtaatggaacatctattccatcgtcatcgattggggaatcgggttcgccatctcctggtgttgtactttcactgccattgagcaggtcggagaagtgttccctccataatcccagtgtgctctggacatccgttaccagattatcttctcggtccctacatgataatgctccggtcttgaaaccttctgttaatcgcctcatcttttcataaaattttcgagcattacccatgtcggccagcttttcaagcttttcatactcacgcatttcggcctctttctttttacgtctgcaaatgcgtctcgcttccctcttcagttctcgatatctatcccaccccgaacgtgttgtggtcgatcgcaacgttgcgaggtaggcagtctgttttctctccactgcggaacgacaattctcatcgtaccaactggttttttggcgttgccggagaccaattgtttcggctgcagcggtatgcaatgagtttgagatgccgttccacagctcccttatatcaagatgctgatgagtgctctcagagagcaggagtgcaagtcgagtagaaaatcgttcggctgtcggttgtgattgcagcttttcgacgtcgaaccttccttgtgtttgttgacgggcgttctttgctgcacagaggcgagtgcgtatctttgctgctactagataatggtccgagtcaatgtttggtcctcggagcgtacgcacgtctaaaacactggagctATTCCAAGTATTATTCCGGTCCCTTCTCATTAAGATATCTGTCGAATGGTATATACGTACTTTAGATATTATACTTAATCAGATGTAATGGAATCAATGAGTTGTGAATAGTTTCCTTACGAAGTTTGATTAAAATATCTTTCATATTACCAGAGAGTTCAATATAAAGTTCACCGACCGGACGAAAATCTGTACTTTTCATTTTCAGATTATTACTTTGAATTAGAAATTTAATACTAGGAAGAATTCAGATACGTTACAAGATCTAACGGGTATTTGGggattgatttgaaacttgatTTACTCGTAAGCCTAATACATCTTACTTCAGAccaatttttaatacatacgCATTTTTGGTTAGATAATTATCGTTAATCGTTTAGTTCCCGtcgaattttataatatatattttatggggCCTCTATACGCATGCTCTGTCCATTTCTATGGTCAGTATCCTCGTcatttcaaatacatttatCTATTTTACTTCAATATAAAATTGTCACTGGATACTATATATCTAGCTACGTAAACATCTAAGTATATAGTGTTGTGTAGCACACTTCAAGTCACAATCACATCGCCTTCGATAACCATTTGTGCAACGGTGGGATGGATCACTTTCCTTgctactcatatacatacatataagtatggaatataattttaagaggaaatttGATTAGGTGACGTCATTATTTTATGCTCTGTGCACCCACACTTTAAGGACACACTAACACTTTAACGATAAATGCCAAGCATCGAAACCAACGAATTTGCattggctacaacaacaatagcaagtcTATGTGAGTGTAGaacaaaatattgaatgaaaatgGATGCGCGCACACAccaccaaacacacatacacacacccacagACACACTCATACTTGCACTAAGTGAGTGCGAGTGCTGTTGATGTTTGATGTCGAAAACGGTGTATGCCTTTGTCAACCAAGAGCAGAGTACAGAGTACTTCATATAACGACTCGACACAGGAACAAAGCCAATACAGGACTAACAGTACTATGACGACGATGGCGATATCGATGTTGCCTTACATATACTCATAGACTATAGTAcctatatataatacatgtgtgtgtgtgtgtgtgattgtggaaggcaaatatatattttgttttaaaattagatTTATATTGTGCTATAATCAAAATCATATTGGTTCTTTTTTAAGTGAACCAAAGCGAAAGTGTGGTGGCGTAAGAAGAATGGGGCAAAGGGAGGAGGATGGAGTTCGTTCTGTTAGGACAACACAAGGTTTATAAGGTGTTAAATATGTGGTAATGGCTGTGACACTTTGATGGACGGAAAATGGTGTTGCTGCAACGGGAAAAAGGAAATTAGGCTTTTCTAATTGTGAGCGGTTGGGGTGAAGAAGTATTGGGGGGGATGTGAGAAAATTGAATCATAAAAAAGAGTAAGTGGTTGGAAAAGTTTAGTACATAATACAAGCATTGTGCGCTGTTAGCTGTAGCTCGTTGCAACTTGTAATGTGTTGAATAAAAAGTGGAAGAATTAAAGGGAAGGATGCggtcatatattttgcacagcaTTATTATGTGCTTATTATATGGTATTTTAATGGGAAGTAGGCATTGCAAGtgacatttttatttccttAACAAAAGGAATGTTTATTTTTGATAGCTTTGATATtattttagagttttttttattgcttcacTCAGTATTATTTGAGGATACTTCTAAAAGTGAGACcaacaaatagaaaatatgatatattttacagttttgttTCGATAAATTCGCAATAAAATATTAGGCGGCTGGAAAACACTGTGATTAATAGGATGGTCTGAAGCCAATAGGAAAGGAGCTGTGTTACGtcaggacaacgccaggccACACAGATCAACAGTGTCTCTCCAGAAGCTATGGTAGTTTGGTTGAGCGGTTCTTATATATCTATCTTATAGTCGGGACCGAATATTTACAAAGTGATTACTGTTTGTTTAGGGCAAAAGATTTGAGATAATCTGGTTAAAATAGTAGAAGCTTGTGAAAGTCGACTGTCCAAGGTTCTGTCAATAGAAACTAGGGTTTCTATGAGAGTGGAATTATTAAATCCCTATCGAAATACCAATACTTTACCGTACAAAACGATACATATGTGACCAAAACGGATTATTCGAAAGATGTTAAATAAATCTAtctattgaatttaaaataattcattcctggaattatttttactagaccttGTACACAATATATTTATCGGACCAAAGTTATAAAATCATTTctaaagaagaaatattttctaaattgtaTGAGAATCTCTTATCTTAACATCgttgcatttttgcattttttcacaaGCTCTGCTCCACTGTGGCGTTTTCTCGTTTGCTCTGTACTGTATCTTCTTTCTGACTAATGgccataatttaataataaagttagtgtttgcttttgtaaagTTTAACAATGTGACTATGGAAGTAcataatgaatatatgtatgtatagaactCTGAGCTTATTGGCACTCATGTTTCATTTTAACCAACTAATTCAAAGgttgaaaaacatttaaattaatacttaacttttataaataCAGTTAGAAAGTATCTAAGTGGACAATTACAAAAACGATGTCGAACTAATACCTTTAATAGTCCTTATTAGAAAGATGTGGTAAAGTATGCGATTGATGTAgcaagttataaaaaattggaACATACTATATTCTGGACTATTGTAATATTGTAAAAAACTcctcatatttaaataaaaaaaaaactttataggCTCCTTCGTCTAAATATTGTACTAATTTAAAAGCCTGTTGTAAGTGGAGAATTGATCCTTAGCCGATTAAGAGGAACTGAAACAATATACGTTTGTCTTCTTTCTAGAGCGTTTTATTTGTGACTAACTTAAAtggtaaaaaaagaaattcaggAATATAACTGAGAGAGttgaattcaatttcaaatacagttatgacaaatattatatatagctcTCTTTAATACAGTAGTGGCGAATATATTATAACAAAGTCTGTACcacatatatactaaatatttctCTTACTATTTTCAGGCGCTTTTCTGGTACCATATTGTATTATGCTGCTAGTTGGTGGTATACCATTATTTTACATGGAACTAGCATTGGGCCAACATAACCGTAAGGGTGCCATTACATGTTGGGGACGCTTAGTGCCGTTATTTAAAGGTAATAAGTGAAATAataactttcaaaaaaaaatttaaataatctaaaaaaaattcaaaataattctagaattttattttaaaataatttaaaattttcaaaattaattaaaaaatttcaaaatttttgaacctcttttcaaaattatataaaattaaattaaattaatctatATTTTTAGGAATCGGTTATGCAGTGGTGCTGATTGCTTTCTATGTTGATTTCTATTACAACGTTATAATCGCTTGGAGTTTACGTTTCTTCTTTGCCTCGTTCACAAATGATTTGCCCTGGACATCGTGTTCGAATCCCTGGAACTCTGACTTTTGCAAACCGGTACTATATCTATACAATGAATGTTATGAATATGATTTGCTTTTAAGAAAGCTTAATaactatttttctatttttactttCAGTTTGAGGTTCAACAAAATGAAATCATACCCATGCAACCAACCATCCAACCGTTTAATATTTCTATGAACTTCACCGATTTTTCATACGACAATCAGACCGCATTGAGTTACAACGACAATAAAACTGTAGAAGGTACAACGACAACAGAGCGATTTCATTCCGCTGCATCGGAATATTTCAAGTGAGTAACTTCGCATCTTTTTGCGAAATAGCTATAGAACATATCCAAATCGAACtactattttgaaacatttctaAACCTTTAAGGAAGTATAGAGATTTAATAATTTCTGTAATCTACTTTTTCAGTCGTTATATCCTAGAATTAAATCGCAGTTCGGGTCTAGATGACCTCGGTCCAATCAAATGGGATATGGCCGTTTGTCTGCTCGTTGTCTATCTCATCTGTTATTTCTCACTGTGGAAAGGCATCAGCACTTCCGGTAAGGTGGTGTGGTTCACAGCGCTCTTTCCCTACGTTGTGCTGTTGATATTGCTCATTCGTGGTATTACACTGCCTGGTTCCGCCATGGgtatacaatattatttgaatCCAAACTTTGACGCCATCTACAAAGCGGAAGTGTGGGTCGATGCGGCGACACAGGTGTTCTTCTCATTGGGACCTGGTTTCGGTGTGCTTTTGGCATATGCGTCGTACAATAAATACCACAATAATGTTTACAAGTGAGTTTTTAACATGAAGTTacatctttaatatttaactcaaTTGCTTTTCTACAAAATCAGAGACGCGCTACTTACAAGCTGCATCAATTCGGCTACCAGTTTCATTGCTGGCTTTGTGATATTCTCTGTACTGGGCTATATGGCACATACCTCTGGCCAAAATATTGAAGATGTCGCCACAGAGGGTCCGGGTTTAGTGTTTGTCGTCTATCCGGCGGCCATTGCCACTATGCCGGGCAGTACTTTTTGGGCTTTGATCTTTTTCATGATGCTGCTGACCTTGGGTTTAGATAGTTCAGTAAGTCAGAATCATTTTTATTGtcttcaaatttcattaaaacatatatttgtaatacAGTTTGGCGGTTCTGAGGCCATCATAACGGCTTTAAGCGATGAGTTCCCCAAGATCGGCAGAAATCGTGAGATCTTCGTTGCCATACTCTTCTCGCTCTACTTCGTAGTGGGTTTGGCCAGTTGTACACATGGCGGTTTCTATTTCTTTCAATTGCTGGATCGCTATGCTGCTGGCTACTCAATACTTGTAGCGGTTTTCTTTGAGTCTATAGCTGTATCGTGGATTTACGGTAAGTTGCTTTATAAATTAAGTTTTTGGTGCggctaattttatatttaacatcTAAATTTCAGGCACAAATCGCTTTTGCGAGGATATACGTGACATGATCGGCTTTCCACCAGGCAAATACTGGCAAATATGTTGGCGTTTTGTGGCGCCACTCTTTCTACTCTTCATCATAGTCTATGGACTGATCGGTTATGAACCGCTAACATATGAAGACTACACATATCCAGTTTGGGCCAATGCCTTGGGTTGGTGTATAGCGGGCTCCTCAGTGATGATGATACCGACGGTTGCGATCATTATGATGCTCAAAACACCGGGCACTATTAGACAGGTAAATTTACTTTGAAActagttatttatttgttgttactataatttatattcgCAGCGTTTAAAGATTCTCACCACACCCTGGCGCGATCAGCAAGTCTCAGTTAACGGTGTAACCGCCGAGGCAACACAAGTGCGGCTCACCGATGCCAAAGAGGGTGCTGAGGTCTGAGATCAGCCATTTGCTAGATTCAAAGTGTATTATGTGTGATTTTGTTGCGCCATTTTTTAGGCAATTCTTAAGCAGAAAATCTGCAATATTATTAGAACTCTTTTGATTTTTGCCAAAATAGTGCCGAGTGCACcgttatacatatactataatatgTAATTTGATCACTAGTTAATGTTCACATGAAATTAGGGAATTAGTTCATAAGTATTTGAtagtgtataaatataaataataataaaaaaaatgaattgttaGTAGTTTAATTAGCAGATAACCACACATTTTGTACACTtatacaaatgcaaatttcaCAAACAACGTAATTTACTTAGGTTTCGCTGGCATACAGAATCGTATGAAAGCTGCACAGCAAGCAAAAAAAACAAGCTTCAAACAATCATCAACaacacaagcatacatacacacatacagggTATGCATGATGTATGTAATGTTAAgtgtaaattataattatttgttagTTAGTGAGCGACCCCAACCAGGCAGTACTTAGTATATAAGTGCAGCTGTGCAAGATTGCgcgtaaaaaatattgaaataagtgcatttgttgttgcagtttcttaaacataaaattaaactcAGAAACTCATTAATATGTAGAAAAAAActgtatgatttttttaaaatgctGTGTAGATAATATTAGAATTTGAAAGATTGAAACTTGCCGAGTTACAGgtgttataataataaattatgaaaaataaactgTTTAATAGTAGCTAAACATAAAGTGCTTGTTATCAAATctacctatgtatgtacctatgtacAATCAACTTAATTTCTATGCGCGTTTACTGTTACTTCAAAAATTGCAGAAAACtcatttatgtttgtatatttcaaatgcGATAGTTAAAGCTTTAAAACGTCCTCAGTGGCAATACGCTCATGTGTTGTCCttctatacaaaaacaaataatattttgtatataaaattcggaaaataattgataaattatactaaaatataatagtattaaacaatataaatatggtGCAGCGTTAGTTACAATTTAATGAAGAATGAATATAGGCTGCATGTAGTAAAATGTGACAGCAACATGTTTACCACACAGCCATGTAAACATGTTGCAGAGCATTACTTGAATCATTTGCTGCACATTAATGACATTCAAAgtagaatatttatattatttattaatatttatgaatattattaaaatttaaataatcatttgtaattgaaaaactattttttttatattttaagtttaaaaaaataatgttagaACCTTTTAGCAGCCATTAAAAGGTTTTAGcaaactaaaattatatatattgttcagcaaaattttaaacttaaatatttttaaattacaaatattacttattttattttttaaacaataaattcatatctatttattatcaataaataataaattttaataaatgtttttttttttttaattttttatattttaattacgtctaaagatattttttaaaataatataaaatgttaatatgCACTTTTAGTTAAGTTAGAACTTTTTCGGAGCCATGAAAAGGTTTTAACAAAAGCGGTGTACAAATTGGAtatcaaaaacacaaaatatttatttcattaatttttttaaatttaaaattatcatattttcttattaataaaaatactttaataacttaattttgcaaatttaatcttcattaaatattttttgatattgaaAATTGTTGATAAGGTCAAATATTTTTCGACAGCCATGAAAAATAGTTGACCAACATTAGCCAAGTTAAGAATTTaacctttatttatattaaaaaaaaataataaaataaaaaatttttgttttattatttaattgcagATTATGTATTatcaaactttttaaaattattaaatgaagtgaattaaaatttagtaattttttaattatactacAAATGTAAGAAAATCTtttctgtaaatatttattatgttgaAAAGTATTTGGGATTTCAAAACAGCCATTTGAAAACTCAAAACACACTAGtcgctatttatttatgcagtttttatataatatatttaagtacggtaaatgtttatttcaatgtataattaagtataatgcTTCGTATTAAGttcgaaataaattttcttttaaaataaaacaaaatcgttTTATTAGCTTGCACTTTGTTTAAAAGTcgtttagtaaaatatttagaGTGATTGTggaaatataaatgtatgtctCTGCACGGAAGAGTATCcctgtataatataaaaatattaattaaataattataatagtgaaaaaatattatattgtttatttttaatcaacaaatatatatgtgttaaaTGTCGGATCGTGGCAGACAAAGGCACACATTCTATTGTATTTCTGTTATGCAAAAGTTTTCTATAAATTCGAACAGTTGTTCGGAGTTGGCTTAAAACTAGTGAGTTCTTCCAGTTGTTGGAAAAACCACCAAGGACACCACGACAATTAGAAAGAAGAACTTTGTGTTGGAGTAGCAATATTGTGTATGTTTTGGATTTATGCAAAAACTTCCACAGAagttttaatattcaaaagagCCTAAGCAATGCCTTCCCTAAATctaacaaacatttttcaaattttaattttcaattttaaatttatatgagtgttttcaatatttatttaagaaaataatattaattcacaatttattttgcaaatgtatatacatttttcagCCTTTCTCACAaccatatatacagtggaacttctataactcgaacgtatataagtcgaagatctcactaacttgaacttttgaattggcaaatttgcttccataattcaaacttctttaactcgaagttctccataactcgaactctttaattggcaatagaagtaaaatttcatacaaatttccttccataaatcgatctTTCGAcctatacaaaattaaaaattgtgctatcgaggcagaatttttaaggagcctctctatatcgtattttaacactttttgtacgttttaatggaaattcaataactcgaagtctctctaattcgaagtttgtttttgtggattatggtgattcgagttagagaagtttcactgtatattaattgaaatgtaaaaacTCGAATAATGTACCATTTCTCTCGTGACATATCACAGATGTATCTTGCTGAAAGACTCGAGTGAACATCGTCATTTTGAAACACTTAAAAAGGCgtatatggaagtaaaattagCGCAAGAGAAATTGAAGATTAGCTCTCTAGCCAACTCGTCTGGTTCAGATAGTTCCTGCACATCGGCCATTTAGGCCATTAAATGTAAGTGTGGTGTGTAGCAGAAGGAATAATGTAAAAAGCTATtataatttccataaaattgCAGGTATAATGAAGCCAAAGCGCAAATTGAAGCGTATACGCGAGGGACGTGGCTCTG belongs to Zeugodacus cucurbitae isolate PBARC_wt_2022May chromosome 6, idZeuCucr1.2, whole genome shotgun sequence and includes:
- the LOC105219211 gene encoding sodium-dependent dopamine transporter isoform X2 translates to MSPTGQIAKTPTPRDEADSDDQRETWSGKVDFLLSVIGFAVDLANVWRFPYLCYKNGGGAFLVPYCIMLLVGGIPLFYMELALGQHNRKGAITCWGRLVPLFKGIGYAVVLIAFYVDFYYNVIIAWSLRFFFASFTNDLPWTSCSNPWNSDFCKPFEVQQNEIIPMQPTIQPFNISMNFTDFSYDNQTALSYNDNKTVEGTTTTERFHSAASEYFNRYILELNRSSGLDDLGPIKWDMAVCLLVVYLICYFSLWKGISTSGKVVWFTALFPYVVLLILLIRGITLPGSAMGIQYYLNPNFDAIYKAEVWVDAATQVFFSLGPGFGVLLAYASYNKYHNNVYKDALLTSCINSATSFIAGFVIFSVLGYMAHTSGQNIEDVATEGPGLVFVVYPAAIATMPGSTFWALIFFMMLLTLGLDSSFGGSEAIITALSDEFPKIGRNREIFVAILFSLYFVVGLASCTHGGFYFFQLLDRYAAGYSILVAVFFESIAVSWIYGTNRFCEDIRDMIGFPPGKYWQICWRFVAPLFLLFIIVYGLIGYEPLTYEDYTYPVWANALGWCIAGSSVMMIPTVAIIMMLKTPGTIRQRLKILTTPWRDQQVSVNGVTAEATQVRLTDAKEGAEV
- the LOC105219211 gene encoding sodium-dependent dopamine transporter isoform X1 — its product is MPTVFESNSVNTDLECGVDEEEDIALAMSPTGQIAKTPTPRDEADSDDQRETWSGKVDFLLSVIGFAVDLANVWRFPYLCYKNGGGAFLVPYCIMLLVGGIPLFYMELALGQHNRKGAITCWGRLVPLFKGIGYAVVLIAFYVDFYYNVIIAWSLRFFFASFTNDLPWTSCSNPWNSDFCKPFEVQQNEIIPMQPTIQPFNISMNFTDFSYDNQTALSYNDNKTVEGTTTTERFHSAASEYFNRYILELNRSSGLDDLGPIKWDMAVCLLVVYLICYFSLWKGISTSGKVVWFTALFPYVVLLILLIRGITLPGSAMGIQYYLNPNFDAIYKAEVWVDAATQVFFSLGPGFGVLLAYASYNKYHNNVYKDALLTSCINSATSFIAGFVIFSVLGYMAHTSGQNIEDVATEGPGLVFVVYPAAIATMPGSTFWALIFFMMLLTLGLDSSFGGSEAIITALSDEFPKIGRNREIFVAILFSLYFVVGLASCTHGGFYFFQLLDRYAAGYSILVAVFFESIAVSWIYGTNRFCEDIRDMIGFPPGKYWQICWRFVAPLFLLFIIVYGLIGYEPLTYEDYTYPVWANALGWCIAGSSVMMIPTVAIIMMLKTPGTIRQRLKILTTPWRDQQVSVNGVTAEATQVRLTDAKEGAEV